One Cicer arietinum cultivar CDC Frontier isolate Library 1 chromosome 8, Cicar.CDCFrontier_v2.0, whole genome shotgun sequence DNA segment encodes these proteins:
- the LOC101506775 gene encoding mitochondrial metalloendopeptidase OMA1-like, with amino-acid sequence MMLYHRSKKLPLSAFSSIFSNVKIKNKFHNPFISESTRFYSVEPEEIPSGFIAGLKWKFEKHETVPFTNRTRFILPTISFERNRGQEEFEEIKKGFEGRTLDSTHPDCVRVSTIVDKIIDALNKEVKKMRPAEEITFLRRIWLRLIRRSPPSTAHLDGLNWEVLVVRYPDVACDCYPGGKFVMSNAFFEHFGNDFEIATCITHEIAHIVAQHGAERFTKTLSIMALQSLLNQSVITYFIKAFQERITRRHEMEADYIGLLLMASAGYDPRMVPKVYEKMGKFDEAKSVPTSATHPSGAKRAKALAQPKIMEEALIIYKNVKAGFVV; translated from the exons ATGATGCTTTATCACAGATCAAAAAAGCTTCCACTCTCTGCATTCTCTTCAATTTTCTCCAATgtcaaaatcaaaaataaatttcataatcCATTCATATCTGAATCCACTAGATTCTACTCTGTGGAACCTGAAGAAATTCCAAGTGGTTTCATCGCTGGTTTAAAGTGGAAATTCGAAAAACACGAAACCGTTCCGTTCACAAACCGAACGCGTTTCATTCTTCCAACGATTTCCTTCGAGAGAAATAGAGGTCAAGAAGAGTTTGAAGAAATTAAGAAAGGTTTCGAAGGGAGGACATTGGATTCAACGCATCCAGATTGTGTTAGGGTTTCAACGATTgttgataaaattattgatGCATTGAATAAAGAGGTGAAGAAAATGAGGCCTGCTGAAGAGATTACTTTTTTACGCCGAATTTGGTTGCGTTTAATTCGAAGATCGCCGCCTTCTACGGCGCATTTGGATGGATTGAATTGGGAGGTTTTGGTTGTTCGTTATCCTGATGTTGCTTGTGACTGTTACCCTGGTGGGAAGTTTGTTATGTCTAATGCTTTTTTTGAGCATTTTGGAAATGATTTTGAGATTGCAACTTGTATTACTCATGAG ATTGCGCATATTGTGGCCCAACACGGTGCCGAAAGGTTTACAAAGACGCTGTCGATTATGGCATTGCAAAGTTTGCTTAATCAATCTGTCATAACTTATTTTATCAAAGCCTTTCAAGAACGAATAACTAGACG GCATGAAATGGAAGCTGATTACATTGGGCTTCTACTAATGGCATCAGCTGGCTATGATCCCCGAATGGTCCCTAAAGTCTACGAAAAGATGGGAAAATTTGACGAGGCTAAAAGTGTGCCCACAAGTGCTACTCATCCATCGGGAGCAAAAAGAGCCAAAGCATTGGCTCAACCTAAGATAATGGAAGAAGCTCTTATTATATATAAGAATGTAAAAGCAGGATTTGTGGTTTGA
- the LOC101509646 gene encoding cysteine-rich receptor-like protein kinase 8 isoform X1 — MFLEHPFYLSHNCSFSNKTITFNNTFKVHLTTLLSYLSSNATKSLFYKVDVANKVFGLFMCRGDVSFPLCEQCVQNATYQITSKCHSFQEAIIWYSHCMIRYSYWNFFSIVDKNHVFYEMNVTSDSSPNKKRNLFNFVVSNALSKVAIVAGDSDERYGTKSLKLNDLQIFYTLGQCTQDLSSDDCKGCLGDVIGNAIPWPSLGSVGGSVLYPSCNLRFELFQFYKEGDKATLPIIKYSPSEKIRNWWQTISLIVVSIMIFFFVGCYLLKRKARKKFKAILKENFGDEGATLEPLQFDLVVIEEATNNFSNENYIGKGGFGNVYKGILLDGRQIAVKRLSISSSQGGTEFKNEVLLIAKLQHRNLVAFIGFCLEEQEKILIYEYVTNNSLDHFLFDFRRPKFLSWFERSNIIRGIAQGILYLHEYSRLKVIHRDLKPNNILLDENMNPRIPDFGLARIVELNQDKENTNRIVGTLGYMCPEYAMLGQFSEKSDVYSFGVMVLEIITGNKNVTSYESCVGHSLLNYVWRQWRNQIPLSILDPNIKGSYCEIEVIKCIQIGLLCVQTNNAKNCFISQQSLH, encoded by the exons ATGTTTTTAGAGCACCCTTTTTACCTTTCACACAATTGTTCTTTTAGTAACAAAACCATCACTTTTAACAACACTTTCAAAGTTCACCTCACTACCCTTTTATCTTACTTGTCTTCTAATGCCACTAAAAGCTTATTTTATAAAGTTGATGTGGCTAATAAAGTTTTTGGTCTCTTCATGTGTCGTGGTGATGTTTCTTTTCCTTTATGTGAACAATGTGTGCAAAATGCAACATATCAAATAACATCAAAGTGTCACTCATTTCAAGAGGCTATAATTTGGTATAGTCATTGTATGATTAGATATTCATATTGGAATTTCTTTTCCATAGTGGACAAAAATCATGTGTTTTATGAGATGAATGTGACTAGTGACTCTAGTCCaaataaaaagagaaacttGTTCAACTTTGTAGTATCAAATGCACTATCAAAAGTGGCAATTGTGGCAGGGGATAGTGATGAGAGATATGGAACAAAATCATTGAAATTAAAtgatttacaaatattttatacacTTGGTCAATGTACACAAGATTTGTCAAGTGATGATTGCAAGGGTTGTTTGGGAGATGTTATTGGAAATGCAATTCCTTGGCCTTCATTGGGAAGTGTAGGTGGAAGTGTTTTATATCCTAGTTGCAATTTGAGGTTTGAGTTGTTCCAATTTTACAAGGAGGGTGATAAAGCTACTTTACCAATAATTAAATATTCTCCATCAG AGAAAATAAGAAATTGGTGGCAAACAATTAGCTTGATTGTGGTATCAATTATGATCTTCTTCTTTGTTGGCTGCTATTTGCTAAAGAGAAAAGCAAGAAAGAAATTTAAGGCTATCCTCAAAGAAAATT TTGGTGATGAAGGTGCAACTTTAGAGCCTTTACAATTTGATTTAGTTGTAATTGAAGAAGCAACTAACAACTtttcaaatgaaaattatattggCAAAGGTGGATTTGGAAATGTTTACAAG GGCATACTTTTAGATGGACGACAAATAGCTGTAAAAAGACTCTCAATAAGCTCTAGCCAAGGGGGGACTGAGTTCAAGAATGAAGTTTTGCTAATAGCCAAGCTTCAACATAGAAATCTAGTGGCGTTCATCGGTTTCTGCCTTGAAGAACAAGAGAAAATACTTATTTATGAATATGTGACAAACAATAGTcttgatcactttttatttg ACTTTCGAAGACCGAAGTTCTTAAGTTGGTTCGAACGTTCCAATATTATAAGAGGAATTGCTCAAGGAATACTTTATTTACATGAATATTCTCGACTCAAAGTTATTCATCGTGACCTCAAAccgaataatattttattagatgaaaatatgaatccaaGAATACCAGACTTTGGTCTTGCTAGAATTGTTGAATTAAACCAAgacaaagaaaatacaaatagaatCGTCGGAACATt aggCTATATGTGTCCAGAATATGCAATGCTCGGGCAATTTTCTGAAAAATCTGATGTTTATAGTTTTGGAGTCATGGTTTTAGAAATTATTACTGGAAATAAGAATGTAACTTCTTATGAATCATGTGTTGGTCATAGCCTCTTGAATTAT GTTTGGAGACAATGGAGAAATCAAATACCTTTGAGCATATTAGACCCAAATATTAAAGGAAGTTATTGTGAAATTGAAGTCATTAAATGCATTCAAATTGGTTTATTGTGTGTTCAGACCAACAATGCTAAAAATTGTTTCATATCTCAACAATCACTTCATTGA
- the LOC101509646 gene encoding cysteine-rich receptor-like protein kinase 8 isoform X2: MFLEHPFYLSHNCSFSNKTITFNNTFKVHLTTLLSYLSSNATKSLFYKVDVANKVFGLFMCRGDVSFPLCEQCVQNATYQITSKCHSFQEAIIWYSHCMIRYSYWNFFSIVDKNHVFYEMNVTSDSSPNKKRNLFNFVVSNALSKVAIVAGDSDERYGTKSLKLNDLQIFYTLGQCTQDLSSDDCKGCLGDVIGNAIPWPSLGSVGGSVLYPSCNLRFELFQFYKEGDKATLPIIKYSPSEKIRNWWQTISLIVVSIMIFFFVGCYLLKRKARKKFKAILKENFGDEGATLEPLQFDLVVIEEATNNFSNENYIGKGGFGNVYKGILLDGRQIAVKRLSISSSQGGTEFKNEVLLIAKLQHRNLVAFIGFCLEEQEKILIYEYVTNNSLDHFLFDFRRPKFLSWFERSNIIRGIAQGILYLHEYSRLKVIHRDLKPNNILLDENMNPRIPDFGLARIVELNQDKENTNRIVGTLFGDNGEIKYL, encoded by the exons ATGTTTTTAGAGCACCCTTTTTACCTTTCACACAATTGTTCTTTTAGTAACAAAACCATCACTTTTAACAACACTTTCAAAGTTCACCTCACTACCCTTTTATCTTACTTGTCTTCTAATGCCACTAAAAGCTTATTTTATAAAGTTGATGTGGCTAATAAAGTTTTTGGTCTCTTCATGTGTCGTGGTGATGTTTCTTTTCCTTTATGTGAACAATGTGTGCAAAATGCAACATATCAAATAACATCAAAGTGTCACTCATTTCAAGAGGCTATAATTTGGTATAGTCATTGTATGATTAGATATTCATATTGGAATTTCTTTTCCATAGTGGACAAAAATCATGTGTTTTATGAGATGAATGTGACTAGTGACTCTAGTCCaaataaaaagagaaacttGTTCAACTTTGTAGTATCAAATGCACTATCAAAAGTGGCAATTGTGGCAGGGGATAGTGATGAGAGATATGGAACAAAATCATTGAAATTAAAtgatttacaaatattttatacacTTGGTCAATGTACACAAGATTTGTCAAGTGATGATTGCAAGGGTTGTTTGGGAGATGTTATTGGAAATGCAATTCCTTGGCCTTCATTGGGAAGTGTAGGTGGAAGTGTTTTATATCCTAGTTGCAATTTGAGGTTTGAGTTGTTCCAATTTTACAAGGAGGGTGATAAAGCTACTTTACCAATAATTAAATATTCTCCATCAG AGAAAATAAGAAATTGGTGGCAAACAATTAGCTTGATTGTGGTATCAATTATGATCTTCTTCTTTGTTGGCTGCTATTTGCTAAAGAGAAAAGCAAGAAAGAAATTTAAGGCTATCCTCAAAGAAAATT TTGGTGATGAAGGTGCAACTTTAGAGCCTTTACAATTTGATTTAGTTGTAATTGAAGAAGCAACTAACAACTtttcaaatgaaaattatattggCAAAGGTGGATTTGGAAATGTTTACAAG GGCATACTTTTAGATGGACGACAAATAGCTGTAAAAAGACTCTCAATAAGCTCTAGCCAAGGGGGGACTGAGTTCAAGAATGAAGTTTTGCTAATAGCCAAGCTTCAACATAGAAATCTAGTGGCGTTCATCGGTTTCTGCCTTGAAGAACAAGAGAAAATACTTATTTATGAATATGTGACAAACAATAGTcttgatcactttttatttg ACTTTCGAAGACCGAAGTTCTTAAGTTGGTTCGAACGTTCCAATATTATAAGAGGAATTGCTCAAGGAATACTTTATTTACATGAATATTCTCGACTCAAAGTTATTCATCGTGACCTCAAAccgaataatattttattagatgaaaatatgaatccaaGAATACCAGACTTTGGTCTTGCTAGAATTGTTGAATTAAACCAAgacaaagaaaatacaaatagaatCGTCGGAACATt GTTTGGAGACAATGGAGAAATCAAATACCTTTGA